One stretch of Salarias fasciatus chromosome 19, fSalaFa1.1, whole genome shotgun sequence DNA includes these proteins:
- the tmem260 gene encoding transmembrane protein 260: MSWERKTSWVLSGATVACVAALYVPCVQRTVPGGDSGELITTACELGVAHPPGYPLFTLLARLSILLLPSLPPAHSVNLMSAALGAAACGGLCLTVCRLAGPGPGAVLAGGLFAVSRLSWQWSMVAEVFALNNLFVAAVFFLAASFHRAGSAAQRRKAARWGALCCSLGLCNQHTLVLYVALVIPWALHRLHSHKELSLRGLVSLGLCFLAGFLPYAYLPASSHINAARWSWGDQTTLSGLLVHLLRAEYGTFSLAKSGNSVNVTTMLQAQLNHCLADLSPPVLILAGTGLVLSSWDRASRSVSWLLAAMLLLYSLFFSWRANLDVGRSLLLGVVERFWLQGDAAVCVLAGLGLSRTRAALERRLGRGGLWKTAGWTLTAALLAHLGRGSLRECDLSGNSVVERFGREILAAAPPDAIILTRGDLPGNAMRYLHYCRGARPDVRLVDQEMMTYSWYVARLARHHPGVRFPGRRWDPARPEDEDTFSLEQFLSHNTGRPVLACIGLNEGDPSWERSFSRWPLGVCDYLVPVQTQFHPEEWSRRTHNLYNWSEPHNSFHPSSWERVANEEMWQARMKTAFFLFDLAERMQGEGRARLFELSYTLYKEIVEAHSDYPPNWDKNLALACERLLRSGHPGYSADGLLACSVRHFSLYLQKDASDPQTPAIRAAVSRLQQERDGLRRTP; the protein is encoded by the exons GTGGCCCATCCTCCGGGATACCCGCTCTTCACGCTGCTGGCCCgcctctccatcctgctgctgccgtcgCTCCCTCCGGCTCACAGCGTCAACCTGATGAGCGCCGCCCTGGGGGCGGCGGCCTGCGGCGGCCTCTGCCTCACCGTCTGCAG GCTGGCAGGTCCGGGCCCCGGGGCCGTCCTGGCCGGGGGCCTCTTCGCCGTGTCCCGGCTCAGCTGGCAGTGGTCCATGGTGGCGGAGGTCTTCGCCCTCAACAACCTGTTTGTGGCGGCCGTCTTCTTCCTGGCGGCCAGCTTCCACAGGGCCGGGAGCGCCGCgcagaggaggaag GCCGCCCGGTGGGGGgcgctctgctgcagcctgggCCTCTGCAACCAGCACACCCTGGTGCTGTACGTGGCGCTCGTCATTCCCTGGGCGCTCCACAGACTGCACTCTCACAAG GAGCTCTCTCTCCGTGGCCTTGTCTCTCTGGGACTGTGTTTCCTCGCCGGCTTCCTGCCATACGCCTACCTCCCCGCCTCCTCCCACATCAACGCCGCCCGCTGGAGCTGGGGGGACCAGACCACCCTGTCCGGCCTGCTCGTGCACCTGCTGAGGGCCGAGTACGGCACCTTCAGTCTG gccAAGTCTGGAAACTCGGTGAACGTGACCACGATGCTACA GGCCCAGTTGAACCACTGCCTGGCAGACCTTTCACCTCCGGTCCTGATCCTGGCGGGAACCGGCCTCGTCCTCTCCTCGTGGGACAG GGCGAGCCGCTCGGTGTCCTGGCTGCTGGCCGCCATGCTGCTGCTCTACTCGCTGTTCTTCTCCTGGAGAGCCAACCTGGACGTCGGCAGGTCTCTGCTGCTGGGAGTG GTGGAGCGGTTCTGGCTGCAGGGCGACGCCGCGGTGTGTGTGCTGGCGGGCCTGGGCCTGAGCCGGACTCGGGCGGCGCTGGAGAGGAGGCTGGGCCGCGGCGGGCTGTGGAAGACCGCCGGCTGGACGCTCACCGCGGCTCTGCTGGCTCACCTGGGCCGCGGCAGTCTCAG GGAGTGCGACCTGAGCGGGAACAGCGTGGTGGAGCGCTTCGGCAGGGAGATTCTGGCCGCCGCCCCCCCGGACGCCATCATCCTGACCAGAGGAGACCTTCCCGGGAACGCCATGCGGTACTTGCACTACTGCCGGGGCGCGAGGCCCGACGTGCGGCTGGTCGACCAGGAG ATGATGACGTACTCCTGGTATGTGGCCCGGCTGGCTCGGCACCACCCCGGGGTCCGCTTCCCCGGCCGCCGCTGGGACCCGGCCCGCCCCGAGGACGAGGACACCTTCAGCCTGGAGCAGTTTCTGTCCCACAACACCGG gagGCCCGTGCTGGCCTGCATCGGGCTGAACGAGGGCGATCCCAGCTGGGAGCGCAGCTTCTCCCGCTGGCccctgggtgtgtgtgactACCTGGTGCCGGTCCAGACCCAGTTCCACCCCGAGGAGTGGAGCCGCCGCACACACAACCTCTACAACTGGAGCGAGCCTCACAACAG ttTCCACCCTTCGTCCTGGGAGCGCGTCGCTAACGAGGAGATGTGGCAGGCCAG GATGAAGACggctttctttctgtttgaccTGGCAGAGAGGATGCAGGGAGAGGGGAGAGCGCGCCTCTTTGAGCTGTCTTACACC CTGTATAAAGAGATTGTGGAGGCCCACTCGGACTACCCCCCCAACTGGGACAAGAACCTGGCGCTGGCCTGCGAGAGGCTGCTGCGCTCGGGCCACCCGGGCTACAGCGCCGACGGCCTGCTGGCCTGCAGCGTCCGGCACTTCAGCCTCTACCTGCAGAAAGACGCCTCGGACCCCCAGACCCCCGCCATCCGGGCGGCCGTCAGCCGCCTGCAGCAGGAGAGGGACGGGCTCCGCCGGACGCCGTGA